In one window of Thermodesulfobacteriota bacterium DNA:
- a CDS encoding AAA family ATPase codes for MEKGRSVILDATFGKRKHLLRASEMAARNRVFVNTVECTARNSTIRERLRARLAEPGKAVSDADWDIYLRQKALFEQISGPHFVSWAEDPLQERVRNVFSIIFG; via the coding sequence CTGGAAAAGGGCCGTTCGGTCATCCTGGACGCGACGTTCGGAAAACGGAAGCACCTTCTGAGGGCCAGTGAAATGGCGGCACGGAACCGCGTTTTCGTCAACACCGTCGAATGCACCGCCCGGAATTCCACGATACGGGAGCGCCTGAGGGCGAGGCTCGCCGAGCCGGGCAAGGCTGTCTCTGACGCGGACTGGGACATCTATCTCAGGCAGAAGGCCCTCTTCGAGCAGATATCCGGGCCTCACTTCGTTTCCTGGGCAGAGGACCCCCTACAGGAGCGGGTCAGGAACGTATTCTCCATAATTTTCGGTTGA
- a CDS encoding AAA family ATPase, translating to MLPAHSSGARSRASRPRSRRSRGPRRKPHSSAPPTISTSPGSTPRAGFRPHAIVSGPSGTGKSTLAAEIAGHTGFVHLSSDAVRKELAGLSPGERRKEPFGEGIYSDDFTRGHMTSS from the coding sequence GTGCTACCGGCGCATTCGTCCGGGGCAAGGTCGAGGGCTTCAAGGCCTCGGAGCCGGAGGTCAAGGGGGCCGAGAAGGAAGCCTCATTCCTCCGCGCCGCCTACCATTTCCACCTCTCCGGGCTCTACGCCGCGGGCGGGTTTCAGGCCCCATGCTATAGTCTCCGGGCCTTCCGGGACCGGGAAATCCACTCTGGCAGCCGAAATAGCCGGGCATACCGGTTTCGTCCACCTCTCTTCGGACGCGGTCAGGAAGGAGCTGGCAGGGCTCTCTCCCGGCGAGAGGAGGAAGGAGCCCTTCGGAGAGGGTATTTATTCCGATGACTTCACGAGAGGACATATGACGAGCTCATAA
- a CDS encoding phosphoribosyltransferase family protein — translation MSGRDVIIVEDIIDRGHTAKALMKYFSDRGAASIRLCTLLKREGGAPELKADYTGAIIGPGFVVGYGMDYKERLRGLPGPLHRSGRGGAVDGPARLIGGL, via the coding sequence TTGAGCGGGCGCGACGTGATAATTGTGGAGGACATCATCGACAGGGGGCACACTGCGAAGGCGCTCATGAAGTACTTCTCCGACAGGGGCGCGGCCTCCATAAGGCTCTGCACGCTCCTCAAGCGCGAAGGCGGGGCCCCGGAGCTTAAGGCCGACTACACGGGAGCGATAATCGGGCCCGGCTTCGTCGTCGGCTACGGGATGGACTACAAGGAGAGGCTGAGGGGCCTTCCCGGCCCTCTACACCGTTCAGGAAGAGGGGGAGCAGTGGATGGACCTGCCAGGCTCATAGGCGGGCTTTGA
- a CDS encoding DUF3426 domain-containing protein, with amino-acid sequence MIIHCDRCGTKFRLDDSRITGKGVRVRCTKCQNVFVAAPPPPVEEIQLEDIFGASAGEAAAQADAPRRDKAGRKTGGDEKRENLAFDFREGSEGTEAREAAAHESVNEQDTGGGFGLDAGPDTGSDRVDSGVATGQGFEFSPEDKAHEEKNEWGLGDEKDDFSFGFEGAEKDRRAEEEREPIKEEPKEEEDDINFSFETPELVNREAAPSLQGAIAAEAPQAAKAANEKVEKAIPFSASGYAKEALAPEKGKQKAPDDDFKEILSQNLSREDLPAFEDGGEEEERERGGNKTAPQRPASFGLIVAALIVLIGGGLVYFTGAIDKLAQALTPGEAKAKTVGIETIEGYYAENGNVGRIFVIQARVRNLTEEPQEIKAATGAIYDRSGKKLGSRSVSPGRVVSLEEVGSLSREDLLKAFKDPSGGVIPPRGTVPVMVVFTEAEGVAEYGIDIVR; translated from the coding sequence ATGATAATACATTGCGACAGGTGCGGCACCAAGTTCCGCCTGGACGATTCACGTATAACCGGCAAGGGGGTAAGGGTCCGGTGCACCAAGTGCCAGAACGTCTTCGTGGCCGCCCCGCCTCCGCCGGTCGAGGAGATACAGCTGGAAGATATCTTCGGGGCCTCGGCAGGCGAAGCTGCGGCGCAAGCGGATGCGCCGAGGCGGGATAAGGCCGGGCGAAAGACTGGCGGGGACGAAAAAAGAGAGAACCTCGCCTTTGACTTCAGGGAGGGTTCTGAAGGGACCGAGGCACGTGAAGCCGCCGCGCACGAGTCCGTAAACGAGCAGGATACGGGAGGCGGCTTCGGTTTGGATGCCGGGCCGGATACCGGTTCGGATAGGGTCGATTCCGGTGTCGCAACAGGCCAGGGCTTCGAGTTCAGCCCCGAAGACAAGGCTCATGAAGAGAAAAATGAGTGGGGCCTCGGGGATGAGAAGGACGATTTCAGCTTCGGCTTCGAAGGCGCTGAAAAGGATCGCCGTGCCGAAGAGGAAAGGGAGCCGATAAAAGAGGAACCAAAAGAGGAAGAGGACGATATAAACTTCAGCTTCGAAACCCCCGAGCTCGTCAATAGAGAGGCGGCCCCCTCCCTCCAGGGCGCTATCGCGGCAGAGGCGCCGCAAGCGGCAAAGGCAGCCAATGAGAAGGTGGAGAAGGCGATACCTTTTTCCGCCTCGGGCTACGCCAAGGAGGCCCTTGCCCCTGAAAAGGGCAAGCAAAAGGCCCCGGATGACGATTTCAAGGAGATACTCTCCCAGAACCTTTCGAGAGAAGACCTTCCGGCCTTTGAGGATGGCGGAGAGGAAGAGGAGCGGGAGAGGGGAGGCAATAAGACGGCCCCGCAGCGGCCCGCCTCTTTCGGCCTTATAGTAGCCGCGCTAATCGTACTGATAGGAGGCGGCCTCGTTTACTTCACCGGGGCCATAGACAAGCTCGCGCAGGCGCTTACGCCCGGAGAAGCGAAGGCCAAGACCGTAGGCATAGAGACCATTGAGGGCTATTATGCCGAGAATGGGAATGTCGGAAGGATATTCGTCATACAGGCGCGCGTAAGAAACCTGACCGAAGAGCCCCAGGAGATAAAGGCCGCAACCGGGGCCATCTACGACCGGAGCGGCAAAAAGCTGGGCTCGCGCTCTGTATCACCCGGCAGGGTGGTATCGCTCGAGGAAGTGGGGAGCCTCTCGAGGGAAGACCTCCTCAAGGCCTTCAAGGACCCGTCCGGCGGCGTCATACCGCCCAGGGGCACGGTGCCTGTTATGGTAGTCTTCACCGAGGCGGAGGGAGTGGCCGAGTACGGCATAGACATCGTAAGGTAA
- a CDS encoding DNA cytosine methyltransferase, with product MARPLNYLDAFSGIGGFHRGLEEAGFRFGWVGFSEIDKYAKQIYKKHFPSAEDMGDVRTIIPAGKLPGRLDLFTFGFPCQDLSMAGKRRGLHAARSGLFFEAVQIIKAASPTVFIFENVKGLLSSSDWRDFTAVLRAIADLGVYECEWQLLNTQWFLPQNRERVYFIGHLRGKSRPKVFPFGEGDPEIIELQRRLRGQMQAQRRGPGGGHPDGQVCQAGSDGPLCGYVIPVKSAANEKVWGGRRFKEPEEPMFTLTCHDRHGIIVHSLQPRSPDRPSLRNKTSSGGSGPLSREDGNTYCLDSGNGQAVETVTGIRRLTPLECERLQGFPDGWTEGVSDTQRYKCLGNAVSVPVVRAIGERLIAGWNSK from the coding sequence ATGGCCAGGCCGCTTAATTACCTTGACGCGTTCTCCGGAATAGGAGGCTTCCATAGAGGACTCGAGGAAGCCGGGTTTCGGTTCGGGTGGGTCGGTTTTTCCGAGATAGACAAGTACGCTAAACAGATCTACAAAAAGCACTTTCCGAGTGCGGAGGATATGGGCGATGTCAGAACAATTATCCCTGCTGGAAAATTGCCGGGTCGACTCGACCTCTTTACGTTCGGGTTTCCATGCCAGGATCTATCAATGGCAGGAAAACGAAGAGGACTTCATGCGGCACGGAGTGGGCTCTTTTTTGAGGCTGTGCAAATCATTAAAGCTGCCAGCCCCACGGTCTTTATCTTTGAAAACGTCAAAGGGCTCCTATCATCATCGGACTGGCGAGACTTTACGGCCGTCCTGCGAGCAATTGCCGACCTTGGGGTTTATGAATGCGAATGGCAGCTGCTTAATACACAGTGGTTTCTACCCCAAAATAGAGAACGCGTCTACTTTATCGGACATCTTAGAGGAAAATCCCGCCCCAAAGTATTCCCTTTCGGAGAAGGCGACCCGGAGATTATTGAGCTACAACGGCGGCTTCGGGGGCAAATGCAAGCCCAAAGGCGAGGACCAGGTGGCGGGCACCCTGACGGCCAGGTATGCCAAGCAGGGTCGGACGGACCCCTATGTGGCTACGTCATCCCGGTAAAGAGCGCGGCTAATGAGAAAGTCTGGGGCGGCAGGCGCTTCAAGGAGCCGGAGGAGCCCATGTTCACGCTGACCTGCCATGACAGGCACGGGATCATCGTTCACTCCCTTCAGCCCAGGAGCCCGGACAGGCCCTCCTTGAGGAACAAGACGTCCTCGGGCGGGAGCGGGCCTTTAAGCAGGGAGGACGGTAACACCTATTGCCTGGATAGCGGGAACGGGCAGGCCGTTGAGACCGTCACAGGGATAAGGAGACTGACCCCGCTGGAATGTGAGCGGCTCCAGGGATTCCCGGACGGCTGGACGGAAGGGGTTTCGGACACGCAGAGGTATAAATGCCTCGGGAACGCGGTGAGCGTTCCGGTGGTCAGGGCCATAGGGGAAAGGCTGATAGCGGGCTGGAATTCAAAATAG
- a CDS encoding DNA adenine methylase has product MSIIPWIGGKRRLAKQILPLFPTHTCYCEPFAGGAALFFLKEPSKVEVLNDVNLDLVTLYRVVQHHLEEFLRQFKWALTSRKIYDWLQDTPPETLTDIQRAARFYYLQRLSFGGKVRGQSFGTATTSPARLNLLRIEEELSEAHLRLSRVFVERLSWQECIEKYDREHTFIYCDPPYWGTEGYGVDFGLEQYDLLAEKARSVKGKMLISVNDIPEMRKAFKGLKQTALKTDYSLGSKCGKAAARGELLVRNF; this is encoded by the coding sequence ATGAGCATAATCCCGTGGATCGGCGGAAAGCGCCGGTTAGCCAAGCAAATCCTGCCTTTATTTCCAACACACACCTGTTATTGCGAACCCTTTGCCGGGGGCGCAGCCCTTTTTTTCCTTAAGGAGCCCTCGAAGGTGGAGGTCCTTAACGATGTCAACCTGGACCTGGTGACCCTTTACAGGGTGGTCCAGCACCATCTCGAGGAGTTCCTTCGGCAGTTCAAATGGGCGCTTACCAGCCGGAAAATATACGACTGGCTTCAGGACACCCCGCCCGAGACCTTGACCGACATCCAGCGGGCCGCCCGGTTCTATTACCTCCAGAGGCTTTCTTTCGGCGGGAAGGTCCGGGGACAGTCTTTCGGGACCGCGACCACATCCCCGGCCAGGCTTAATCTCCTCCGGATCGAGGAGGAGCTGAGCGAAGCCCATCTGAGGCTCTCCAGGGTCTTTGTGGAGCGCCTTAGCTGGCAGGAATGCATCGAGAAATATGACCGGGAGCACACCTTCATCTATTGCGACCCGCCCTATTGGGGCACGGAAGGGTATGGGGTGGACTTCGGCCTCGAGCAGTACGACCTCCTGGCCGAGAAGGCCAGGTCCGTAAAGGGAAAGATGCTTATAAGCGTAAACGACATCCCGGAGATGAGGAAGGCGTTCAAGGGGCTTAAACAGACAGCCCTCAAAACCGACTACAGCCTGGGGAGCAAATGCGGCAAGGCGGCGGCAAGAGGCGAGCTCCTGGTGAGGAACTTCTGA